The following proteins come from a genomic window of Pseudomonas hygromyciniae:
- a CDS encoding methyl-accepting chemotaxis protein — MAATVHDVARNAEQAAQAAQTADDKVDSGQQVVRQSLQRIELLASSATSASTSIESLNAEIHNIGSVLEVIKSVAEQTNLLALNAAIEAARAGEQGRGFAVVADEVRALARRTQQSTEEIERLVSTLRSAAQSSVRDIQHSGELVKLAVSDALETESALGSIAAAVSLIQQMNQQIAAAAEQQSSVAEEINRSVTSIRASADQSALSMQGNAASSIELAQLGAELKGMVGHFRL; from the coding sequence ATGGCCGCCACGGTGCACGATGTGGCCCGCAATGCCGAGCAGGCCGCGCAAGCAGCGCAGACCGCCGACGACAAGGTCGACAGCGGCCAGCAGGTGGTGCGCCAGAGCCTGCAGCGTATCGAGTTGCTGGCCAGTTCGGCGACATCCGCCAGCACCAGCATCGAGAGCCTGAACGCGGAAATCCACAACATTGGCAGCGTGTTGGAGGTGATCAAAAGCGTCGCCGAGCAGACCAACCTGCTGGCGCTCAACGCCGCCATCGAGGCGGCACGCGCTGGCGAGCAAGGACGCGGCTTTGCGGTGGTTGCCGATGAAGTGCGCGCCCTGGCCAGGCGCACCCAGCAATCGACAGAGGAAATCGAACGCCTGGTCAGCACCTTACGCAGTGCCGCGCAGTCTTCAGTGCGGGATATCCAACACAGCGGTGAACTGGTGAAGCTGGCTGTCAGCGATGCCTTGGAAACCGAAAGCGCCTTGGGCAGCATTGCTGCGGCGGTCTCGCTGATCCAACAGATGAACCAGCAGATCGCGGCCGCGGCCGAACAGCAGAGCTCGGTGGCCGAAGAGATCAACCGCAGCGTCACCAGCATCCGCGCCAGTGCCGATCAATCGGCGCTGAGCATGCAGGGTAACGCCGCGTCGAGTATCGAGTTGGCGCAACTGGGGGCGGAGCTCAAGGGCATGGTGGGGCATTTTCGCCTGTGA
- a CDS encoding alpha/beta fold hydrolase, which translates to MPIAIIDDQPLHYVDQGSGPVVLLGHSYLWDQQMWAPQIAALSQKYRVIVPELWGHGDSGPLPAQTHSLGDLARQALALLDHLGVAKVNLVGLSVGGMWGAPLALLAPERVNSLVLMDTYLGAEPEATKKAYFALLSEIEQAGEISGKVLDTIVPIFFRPGIDPNSALYKDLRHSLRVLPPDRLRNSIVPLGCLIFDRKGALEGLSRLNPNRTLVMCGDEDQPRPPAEAQEMADLIGCKLIWIPKAGHISSRENPDFVNEALLRFLEEHA; encoded by the coding sequence ATGCCTATCGCCATTATTGATGATCAGCCCTTGCACTACGTGGACCAGGGTTCTGGCCCTGTTGTCCTGCTCGGCCATAGCTACCTGTGGGACCAGCAGATGTGGGCCCCGCAGATTGCCGCGCTGTCGCAAAAGTACCGCGTGATCGTGCCAGAGCTGTGGGGCCACGGAGACTCTGGCCCGCTGCCAGCACAGACCCACAGCCTAGGCGACCTGGCGCGCCAAGCCCTGGCGTTGCTGGACCACCTGGGCGTTGCCAAGGTCAACCTGGTGGGCTTGTCAGTCGGCGGCATGTGGGGCGCCCCGCTGGCGTTGCTGGCGCCCGAGCGAGTTAATAGCCTGGTGCTGATGGACACCTACCTGGGCGCAGAGCCTGAGGCTACCAAAAAAGCATACTTTGCGCTGCTCAGCGAAATCGAGCAGGCGGGGGAAATTTCTGGCAAAGTTTTGGATACCATCGTGCCGATCTTCTTCCGCCCCGGTATCGACCCCAACTCTGCGCTGTATAAGGACTTGCGCCATTCCCTGCGCGTCCTCCCCCCCGACCGTCTGCGAAACAGCATCGTGCCCCTGGGGTGCCTGATCTTCGATCGTAAAGGTGCGCTCGAAGGTTTGTCCCGCCTGAACCCCAATAGGACACTGGTGATGTGTGGCGACGAGGACCAGCCACGCCCACCCGCAGAAGCACAGGAAATGGCTGATCTGATCGGCTGCAAGCTGATATGGATCCCGAAAGCTGGGCATATCTCCAGCCGGGAAAATCCTGATTTCGTCAACGAGGCGCTGCTCAGGTTCCTGGAAGAACACGCCTGA